Proteins encoded within one genomic window of Haematospirillum jordaniae:
- a CDS encoding tellurite resistance TerB family protein — MIDAIWGINTSVDIVSWEEQMQSLDDVCCHVRRTADDAPSVPGFLVQCPVDVHDDATMVSSVLGEGVRHIELVGVAVAIDYVDAKEQETSRRITLRRVSVYDGGRVVWKAFCHERRALRTFVCDRIRCVVDMDGVVHDNPALFLFTELGVDVTLPVSSVQDPHASTLSFLGAIAFGPCGKVLRDGLTVLAGLAHADGLMDDAEVGVMLDYAANVIEVGGGELAVDGCSVLAGWIRRLRPEREAVDSALRSLAADAAACRTLLRFAVRLMDADGIQNPAEFDLVVAVQDSIQ, encoded by the coding sequence TTGATTGATGCAATCTGGGGGATTAATACGTCAGTCGACATTGTATCGTGGGAGGAGCAGATGCAGAGCCTTGATGATGTATGTTGCCATGTGCGCCGCACTGCGGATGATGCACCATCTGTTCCTGGCTTTCTGGTCCAGTGTCCAGTTGATGTGCACGATGATGCCACCATGGTGTCCAGCGTATTGGGAGAGGGCGTCCGGCATATCGAGCTGGTGGGCGTTGCTGTTGCAATTGATTACGTTGATGCCAAGGAGCAAGAGACAAGCCGTCGTATCACTCTGCGCCGGGTGTCGGTGTATGACGGGGGGCGTGTTGTCTGGAAAGCCTTTTGTCACGAAAGGCGGGCGCTCAGGACGTTTGTATGTGATCGTATACGGTGTGTCGTGGATATGGACGGCGTTGTTCACGATAATCCTGCCCTTTTCCTCTTTACGGAATTGGGAGTGGATGTAACGTTGCCTGTCTCCTCGGTGCAGGATCCACATGCGTCGACGCTGTCTTTTTTAGGCGCGATTGCCTTTGGTCCTTGTGGAAAAGTGTTGAGGGATGGACTGACAGTCTTGGCCGGCCTTGCCCATGCGGATGGTTTAATGGACGATGCCGAGGTCGGTGTTATGCTTGATTATGCAGCCAACGTGATAGAAGTGGGCGGGGGAGAGCTGGCTGTCGATGGCTGTTCCGTGCTTGCCGGATGGATCCGGCGTTTGCGCCCGGAGCGAGAGGCTGTCGACAGCGCACTGCGTTCCCTTGCTGCTGATGCCGCTGCCTGCCGGACTCTGCTACGTTTTGCGGTTCGTTTGATGGACGCTGATGGTATCCAGAATCCTGCGGAATTTGATCTTGTTGTCGCTGTGCAGGATAGTATTCAGTGA
- a CDS encoding calcium-binding protein, which translates to MHTVDQERSIQVVLRENVDLSGNGSDALQALRSMLSPFSSVLVFSGPDPFRYGVWFSRDANNLDIFIDADGDLRTVEARYRFPGVKSISADDLGLVITAGDGHLNLAEASSPVAVDWRDASMASITTVDGALHVPNVLDASQQIHHAVDLVGGHGDDLLIGSPLSHDILRGGTGADQLDGGLGSYDTASYSDRQEPVLAVLRGPLEGVAFVGGRSEDTLKNIESLEGGDGDDALVGDDEPNYLCGGKGDDTLRGRGGNDDLHGGEGKDLLDGGEGGRDTAIYREKNEAVVVSLDNGADAIVYVGGVAEDTLRRIECVEGGDGHDVLVGDTRHNMFWGNGGDDVLMGREGNDLLDGGEGKDVLDGGSGDDTALYTKRGTAAVYVLLNDSGDGLAYVNGVHEDLLRSVENIVTGAGHDHLIGNDRDNQLSGGAGRDVLFGGAGNDVLNGGLDHDTLDGGIGVDRALYSDRTGDVVVTLNGSTHAHVRIGGLVEDSLRNIEQLQAGSGNDQLTGDDRNNWFDGQGGRDVLRGRGGNDTLYGGDGEDILDGGAGHDFLFGGQGADTLTGGSGADMFGYFRLWDMHGDTIMDFNRTQGDRIWLYDRFDASPDRIGWQPFKFSGATATPYSFWYHLVDDEDDLILIGDSDGDVETWEVALSIPGVSSLYQSDFVA; encoded by the coding sequence ATGCATACTGTTGACCAAGAACGTTCTATCCAAGTTGTATTAAGAGAGAATGTGGATTTGTCAGGAAATGGGTCTGATGCCCTGCAGGCCCTGAGGTCTATGTTGTCTCCTTTTTCCTCTGTATTAGTGTTCAGTGGGCCGGATCCATTCCGGTATGGGGTCTGGTTTTCACGTGACGCGAACAATCTTGATATTTTTATTGATGCCGACGGAGACTTGCGCACTGTTGAAGCCCGTTACCGTTTTCCGGGTGTGAAAAGTATATCAGCTGATGATCTTGGTTTGGTTATCACAGCCGGCGATGGTCATCTGAATCTTGCAGAGGCATCGTCTCCCGTTGCTGTGGACTGGCGTGATGCATCCATGGCGTCCATCACGACCGTTGATGGGGCTTTGCACGTCCCCAATGTTCTGGATGCCAGTCAACAGATTCACCATGCCGTGGATCTGGTCGGTGGTCATGGTGATGACCTTCTGATCGGAAGCCCACTTTCCCATGATATTTTACGTGGTGGTACAGGGGCAGATCAGCTTGATGGCGGATTGGGGTCGTATGACACGGCGTCTTATAGTGACAGGCAGGAACCGGTTCTGGCCGTCCTGAGGGGGCCGCTGGAGGGTGTTGCCTTTGTCGGGGGACGGTCGGAAGATACCCTGAAGAATATAGAGAGTCTGGAGGGCGGGGATGGGGACGATGCTCTGGTGGGCGATGATGAACCCAATTACCTGTGTGGGGGGAAGGGAGATGACACGCTACGTGGGCGAGGCGGGAATGATGATCTGCACGGTGGCGAGGGGAAAGATCTGCTCGATGGCGGTGAAGGAGGCCGCGATACGGCAATCTACCGGGAGAAAAACGAGGCCGTGGTTGTCAGCCTTGATAACGGCGCGGACGCGATTGTTTACGTTGGGGGTGTTGCTGAAGATACGCTGCGTCGTATCGAGTGTGTTGAAGGTGGTGACGGGCACGATGTTTTGGTTGGGGACACCCGCCATAATATGTTCTGGGGCAATGGGGGAGATGATGTCCTGATGGGGCGTGAAGGGAATGACCTGCTGGATGGCGGTGAGGGAAAGGATGTTCTTGACGGTGGATCGGGCGATGATACAGCGCTGTATACCAAGCGTGGTACTGCAGCTGTCTATGTCTTGTTGAATGATTCCGGTGATGGCCTCGCCTATGTCAACGGGGTTCACGAAGACCTTCTGCGCAGTGTTGAGAATATTGTCACGGGTGCGGGGCATGATCATCTAATCGGAAACGACCGTGATAATCAGTTGTCTGGTGGGGCCGGCCGTGACGTTTTGTTTGGCGGTGCTGGCAATGATGTTCTGAATGGGGGTCTCGACCATGATACTCTCGATGGGGGTATCGGGGTTGATCGCGCTCTGTACAGCGATCGGACGGGCGATGTTGTTGTGACCCTGAATGGGTCGACACATGCTCATGTTCGTATTGGGGGCCTCGTTGAGGACAGTTTGCGCAATATTGAGCAGCTACAGGCTGGGTCGGGAAATGATCAGCTGACTGGAGATGATCGGAATAACTGGTTTGACGGCCAGGGAGGCCGGGATGTGCTTCGCGGTAGGGGGGGGAATGATACCCTGTATGGAGGAGATGGTGAGGATATCCTTGATGGGGGTGCAGGGCATGATTTCCTTTTCGGAGGGCAAGGGGCCGATACCCTGACCGGTGGGTCTGGTGCTGATATGTTCGGCTACTTCCGCCTGTGGGATATGCACGGCGATACGATAATGGATTTCAATCGTACACAGGGGGACCGTATTTGGCTGTACGACCGTTTTGATGCGAGCCCTGATCGCATTGGATGGCAGCCTTTTAAGTTCTCTGGTGCGACAGCGACGCCTTATTCTTTTTGGTATCATCTTGTGGATGATGAAGATGATCTGATCCTGATCGGCGATAGCGATGGTGATGTTGAAACGTGGGAGGTGGCATTGTCCATTCCCGGTGTGTCATCCCTGTATCAATCTGATTTTGTTGCATAG
- a CDS encoding calcium-binding protein, with protein sequence MTASVEHSGAAGLNAEGDLARDKRHVIMEGTRDLSDQDQHIFVHIKGFGIVSPIMVGGERIGSIRYDKSVIGGSSQDLIRGDDRDNTFKGMDGSDILVGNGGDDVLDGGCDNDYLVPGPGADVMTGGPGRDMFWFHRLSDAKGDLITDFNRSEGDRIEFSFDDSVSYAASQPGYVQDPERPMPLPLNGTTPAPNTLWYMPSENGRDVVLYGDSDGDISTHEVEINLQGVTYIQDSDIQFTYYT encoded by the coding sequence ATGACGGCATCGGTAGAACATTCCGGGGCAGCCGGGCTGAACGCGGAAGGTGATCTGGCCCGTGACAAGCGGCATGTGATCATGGAAGGAACCCGTGATCTCAGCGATCAGGATCAGCACATTTTTGTGCATATCAAGGGGTTCGGTATTGTATCACCCATTATGGTTGGTGGTGAGCGCATTGGATCCATCCGTTACGACAAGAGTGTTATTGGGGGATCTTCGCAAGACCTTATCAGGGGCGATGACCGCGATAACACATTCAAGGGTATGGACGGGAGCGATATTCTGGTTGGTAATGGCGGTGATGATGTTCTGGATGGTGGCTGTGATAATGATTATCTTGTGCCCGGTCCGGGTGCCGACGTTATGACCGGTGGGCCGGGAAGGGACATGTTTTGGTTCCATCGCCTGTCCGACGCCAAGGGCGATCTTATTACGGACTTCAATCGGTCAGAGGGTGACCGGATCGAGTTTTCGTTTGATGATTCAGTCAGCTATGCGGCATCACAGCCCGGATATGTCCAGGATCCGGAAAGGCCAATGCCTTTGCCCCTGAACGGGACCACGCCGGCGCCAAACACCTTGTGGTACATGCCGTCAGAAAATGGGCGGGATGTAGTGCTTTATGGGGATAGTGACGGTGACATTTCCACGCATGAAGTCGAGATAAACCTTCAGGGTGTTACCTATATCCAAGACTCTGACATCCAGTTTACCTATTACACCTGA
- a CDS encoding calcium-binding protein gives MSSFMIRNMYGLNARDTIDYAGESRSIVASLEQSYVSIQGQRTSGWVEGARNVIGGSAMDNIHGDSHNNVLVGRGGDDLLSGGKGDDTLVGGSGNDFLIGGKGADTITGGPGADKFVYWRASDTQGDVITDFNHGQGDIINFIFTEEEQYAHNHPKPGYVPDPEQPMPLPLNGTAEAPHSLWYQVAENGKDLHLFGDTDGQVDTHEISMTLQGVTSLQSSDFVFEYWV, from the coding sequence ATGAGTTCATTTATGATCCGGAATATGTATGGCCTGAATGCACGGGATACAATTGATTATGCGGGTGAAAGTAGATCTATTGTTGCTTCACTTGAGCAGTCCTATGTATCGATACAAGGGCAGCGTACCTCGGGGTGGGTAGAGGGAGCCCGCAATGTTATCGGTGGATCGGCAATGGACAACATTCACGGTGATAGCCACAACAATGTTCTGGTCGGGCGTGGTGGCGATGACCTGCTAAGTGGTGGTAAAGGTGACGACACCTTGGTCGGTGGTTCGGGCAATGACTTCCTGATCGGAGGAAAAGGTGCCGATACCATTACGGGCGGTCCGGGTGCCGACAAATTTGTGTACTGGAGAGCATCCGATACCCAAGGAGATGTGATTACAGACTTCAATCATGGCCAGGGCGATATCATCAATTTCATTTTTACGGAAGAAGAGCAGTATGCCCATAACCACCCGAAGCCGGGGTATGTGCCTGATCCCGAGCAACCTATGCCCCTGCCCTTGAACGGGACAGCGGAAGCACCTCATTCCTTGTGGTACCAAGTTGCCGAGAATGGCAAGGACCTGCATCTGTTCGGTGATACGGACGGTCAGGTTGACACGCATGAAATTTCCATGACCCTGCAAGGCGTGACAAGCCTTCAGAGTTCAGACTTTGTGTTTGAATACTGGGTATAA
- a CDS encoding calcium-binding protein, translating to MRSLPSPLAAAEVTWRYSSKNKVLDYSGADRSVVVSLEEGAPTPVFVGGEQVSTVRYASGVIGGNAPDSLAGDRRPNRLQGMDGDDWLRGRGGSDVLDGGPGRDTLAGGSGADLLTGGAGADRFLYSSVSETRGDIITDFSHDQGDVIQFVFADTLLPASVQDGFKPDPEHPLPLAFHGTEPEANAMWYCVSDDGKDLTLLGDTDGHVDTQEIQIVLRGVSELQSSDVVFQYGIA from the coding sequence ATGCGTTCCTTGCCAAGCCCTTTGGCCGCTGCCGAAGTAACATGGAGATATTCTTCCAAGAACAAGGTGCTGGATTACAGCGGTGCCGACAGATCTGTTGTTGTTTCGTTGGAGGAGGGCGCTCCGACCCCTGTCTTCGTTGGGGGAGAGCAGGTATCAACAGTCCGTTATGCATCGGGTGTGATCGGGGGCAATGCTCCGGATAGCTTGGCCGGGGACAGGCGCCCCAATCGGTTGCAGGGGATGGATGGTGATGACTGGCTGCGTGGTCGTGGTGGGTCTGACGTTCTGGATGGTGGCCCGGGTCGTGATACGCTGGCCGGCGGTTCGGGTGCTGACCTGTTGACCGGTGGTGCGGGTGCTGACCGTTTCCTGTACAGCAGCGTGTCTGAAACCCGGGGGGATATCATCACAGACTTCAGTCACGATCAGGGGGACGTTATTCAGTTTGTGTTTGCGGACACCCTTTTGCCGGCGTCTGTTCAGGATGGATTCAAGCCCGATCCCGAGCACCCCTTGCCCTTGGCTTTTCACGGAACAGAGCCGGAAGCCAATGCCATGTGGTACTGTGTTTCCGACGATGGCAAGGATCTTACCCTTCTGGGGGACACGGACGGACATGTGGACACGCAGGAAATACAGATCGTTCTACGAGGCGTAAGCGAATTACAGTCCTCCGATGTTGTCTTTCAATATGGGATTGCCTAG